The Dama dama isolate Ldn47 chromosome X, ASM3311817v1, whole genome shotgun sequence nucleotide sequence TACTCTCTCTGACACGTACTGCATACTTAGGTAATATTTGTTGTGCTTAGAAAACCTAAAATTCCTATTTAGATTTTCAGGGATTTAAAGGAAGACAAAAGGAAGATCTTCTGACCAAATCATTCCTGTTAACAGGAACATTTCATACCAATATACTTACCATAATAAAATCTGGGGAAAAAGTAacacttaaaaatacattaagatGTTTACAAAGCTCAAATTCTAAAATACGGGAATTTAAACTTATGAAAGAAACCCTGAGAGGAAACTTTGGTATCTCTCAGATTTAACTTCTGAATTGTTTGCTTATCTATATTCCTTCCAAAGGGATTTTATGTTGTTTCTACAAACATAAAAAGTTCTGGACATGGCCAGTTATACATGCAAGTAAATAAACTTTACAAAAGACCCATGTTAATTTTAGAAAGAATAACATGATAAAGGTGCTGGGCTACAATTGTTCACTTCACTGCTTTAATATCATGAAATACAAGTACAAAACACTGTACAAGTATACTCTTTGCTACAGGGACATGGAATAATACATTTGTGTTTTTACCAGAACTCTGTATCACCCAGCACTAGCCACTGTACCAATGGCTTTCCACAGGGATTTTCTACCACTCTTATGAAGTTTTAGCATGAATAAAAAAATCTCCCAACTCTTTTAAACCACTGCAGATTTATATTTATCTTAATACTCCTGTCTTGCTGCTTTGGAGAACtgtcaaaaagtacaaaatcaCCTCAGGCAAGAGTTTTCAGTAGGTAATTTTGTTATTTCATGTTGGCCAAGATCTCCTTTATGTTGGCATTGCAAAGGCTCTGTGTACCTATATCGGGTTAGAAAAGGTGTTGTCTCAATAGCCCTCTTACTATTTAGGAATGCAAACTGCCACTTCCTTAAAAGTACAGAACATTACATAGTTATTAACTAAGCAGTAATTCACGAAACTCCATTTACAAAGGACAAACAATAACAGAGGACCATAAAGCCTACGTgtactaaagaaaaacaaattttcaaatatttcaactgTTTTTTCTACCTCTAAACTGGTTTAACCATATCACAAGTGAGAGTTAACACCAGCCAATACAGAAAAAGTAAACTGTGCTAAACTGTCCAGAAATCAGCTTCTATAATATATCTCACAGTTTCTAGCCATTTTGGCTAAGACTTTCcttatgaaaaacaaacaaacaaacaaaaatgatgaaAGCAGCATTTACTTTGttggaaatgcaaaaaataaaataacaacacTGTaagtttcataaaatatttgcaactaattttgtttttataaataaataaagtggtgcttatctgtttttaaagttttaattattcttgctgttaaaaatcatttaaagttaTGTCAACTTTTAAGCATAAACATGTTTGGAAAGCTGAACCACATTTTTAACTGCCATCTTTATGCTTTGTTCTTGGTAGAATcatctttgtttcttctcttaaCATCCCAATTATAAACTCTGGCCATATCTGCAAGAATTGTCAAAGAAAATGCCAAAGCAATTCGAAAGATAACGCGCAATCACACACTGAATGAAAGAcagaaatcacacacacaaaatactagTGGCTACAGCAAGGTGTAGTATGTCTGCCAAGGAAAGACTGAAACAAAATTCCACCAAAACCTAGTCAAGACCTCAAATCAATGACTGTTTAGCATAGCTAGGTCAACTATAGTATTATATTTGACACATGTGTGCTTGACACTCTCCCAACAGTTTTCAAGAGAGACCCTCATCCACAGTATTTTGAAGGTGGTTCAAAGCATACCCTGACAtgcaatatttaaattattacaaTTTAATTATCACTAATTTTCTCTCTCACCCTGTTTGGCTTAATTTATGCAATCTATTCAGCAtctatatcttttcctttccacAAGCTCCACCCTGCATAAATTCGCCTATTGGTGCTCTCTTTCCCGGCTCATGCCTTCGTTGGTGTGTCCTGAAGGTACAATATTATCTTCTaggtattttatctttttttttttacctctgaatGAAGTCTCCACATTACCAGTCACGTGCTAACCCCTGTTCTAGGCCTCAGACAGACCTTCACCCAACCCCTTAAAACCTGTCATGCGCTACATGCCATGGAGGAGAGAAAACATGGAGCTCCTACACTTGAGGAGCTCCCAGTCTGgcatgaaaaacaaattttaagtacTATGTGTAAAGTGCTCAGGAATCACAGAGGAGCAACACAACACCCTGAGAGGACTAGAAAATGTTCAGAAATGTTCTGCTGCTTGAGCTGAAAGACGAAAGGTAAGATGGAGGAACCCAAGCAAATAGGGGGAAATCAGTCTAGGTAGGAGGAACCAAGTGTGGACATACAAAGGGCACGCCCTATTTAGGGGGTGAGGAAAACCACCTGGGGTGATTTGGACCTTGGGCGCACCAGGGGAGGAGCAGGGCAGGAAATCAgccagtggcacgtggaatcgAGACTGGCAGGGACCACCCCCCAGAGTGACCATGTGCATAGCTGACATGTAACAAAGAACCACTGAGGCATTATAGCCAGAGGAATAAAAATAAGAAGTGTGACTCAGTGAATTCACAGCAGAGAGAGTGTgaaggactggggtgggggaaaCAGAGTagaaaactgccatatgacccagcaatcccactgctgggcatacacactgaggaaaccagaattaaagagacacatgtacctcaatgttcatcacagcaccattttacaatagccagggcatggaagcaacctagatgtccatccttagacgaatgggtaagaaagctgtggtacatatacacaatggagtattactcagctattaaaaagaattcatttgaatcagttctaatgaggtagatgaaactggagcctattgtacagactgaagtaagtcagaaaaataccaatacattaatattaatgcatatatatggaatttagaaagatggtaacgataaccctagcaaaagagacacagatgtaaagaacagacttttggactctgggagaaggcgagggtgggataatttgagagaatagcattgaaacatgtatattataatatttgaaacatatcgccagcccaggttcgatgcatgaagcagggtgctcagggctggtgcactgggatgaccctgagggatgggatggggagggaggtgggagggagggtcaggatggggaacacatgtaaacccatggctgattcatgtgaatgtatggcaaaaaccaccacaatattgtaaaataattagcctccaattaaaataaataaataagaaaactactGACCCTCGGTTATTAAAGGCCAAAATGAGTGTAACAGAGAGGTAAGAAGATTGATTCCCAGGTTTCTGTCTTGAATGACTGTGTGGGGCCAATGATTCTGACAATTAGGAGACACAGGTCAGAGGGAAAATGCCAAGAGCTGGGTTTCAACATGAGAGCCTTCCCTTTTTCTCTGCTAAAAGAAATCCTACACTACCTTTAACTACAGTCTCAGGCCTATCTTCTCAAAGACTGTTCTGAACTCACACTAGCTCACATCTATCACCCTAATTTTAAATTGCCTTGGTGTTGACTACCTGAAATTGACTGACTTCtattttgctatgaaatgatCACTAGCTGTCTCACATGTgctttgtcattctttttttacaCTGATCTCACCAGCGCATGCCCCACACAGCTTAGCACAGTTGTAGGAACACAAGAGACCCTTAATAAAGAGTTGTGGAACTCTAGTACTTATCTAGCTATAAAGATTATCttgagaaaatatctgaaatagaAATACGCATGTACTAAATTGAATTTGCTATTTCCACACTTTCACACCTCAAATTCAGATCAATCTATAAACTTATTTCAACATTAGTTCTAAAATATGTCATTTACTACTCATAAAATCTGCAACTTAACATTAGTCTAATAATAAGGACATTCTTCTCATTAAAGCAATGCACATAAGAacataaaaaacatttttctcctGTCCCCCCTTTGCCTTTCATTAGGAAAGGATACTGACTTCTGTGGTAGTAAACTGATCTCGAAGAAAGTCGAGGTCTTCCTCAAGAGAATCAAGATTCTTTGTGGCCGTCAATAAATTCTTTTCCAACAATGCCTGAGCTTCATCAATATCATATTCAAGCATTACGTTCGCCTGCAGAGAGAAAAGCGTGACAATGAGCAAACACTGACTTTATGCTCTATAGGTTAGAGCAGTGGTTGGCAAACTACAGCCTTTGGGTCAAATCTGGCCAGCCGTCTTTTGTCTCAAGTTTTTTGGAAACACAGCAACTCTTTATTCACTTAAGACTTACATCCCGCAGTGGATGTAAGCCAAGTACTAGTTGTGGCAGAGACCATGTGGTCTGCAACACCAAAAATACTCTCTGGCTTTTCGCACAATATTTATTGCCCCCTGAGTTACagaatatatttacatacattataTCATTTCCTCCTCAACTTCTCTAGTGAAGAAAATAGGCTCTGATAATTCAGCTTACCTATGATTTCAGAGATACTAAATAAATCAAAGATTAGGATAGGAACCGGTATCTTTAGTTATCAAACCCTATCTTTCTACCACCTCTATCAGGACACTAAATagtaatacatttgaatcaactGAAGTAGTTGTTTCTGAGCTTAAGGTAAAACTTTAAAGCTTTCACAGACATATGTATTATCTGCATTTGGTCCATTAAGAGAAAACAGCTAGCTTTAACTGTCCCCTTCCAAACTCCAACAGATGCCAGAGGCGAAGGCAAGGTGACTAGTTCTGGATCTAAGATCTGGAGTAACTGCTGACACTTGGTAAGGCATGCACTCTGTAATGGGGAACCGTACCTTTCACAGCTCTCAACTATCACCTGACTTACCACCAGGCATTTCCGGAACCACTTTCCTCATATGacaaatggaatttaaaaattactcaaaGGATTGTTGTAAGAATTAATGAGACAACATGAAAGGACTTAGCACCAAGCAGATGCTACATACTTATTGACTGAATATGCCAGTCCATGATAATTggaagtgagtgaatgaaagccgctcagtcgtgtccgactctttgcaaccccatggacatggatttctccaggccagaatactggagtgggtagcctttcccttctgtaggggatcttcccgacccagggatcacacccaggtctcctgcattgcaggcagattctttaccagctgagccacaagggaagcccttgtgagaATTAGAAAGCTGCATAAAATTTCAGACAGGACTAAAATATTCAGTGCAAAGTAAATGCTTCTCCAAACACAGACTCCCAATCTCACTTCTCAATTACTGATACTTATTAGcacttttttccccagaaaatgtCTACATTTTGCTTACATGTAACAAGAGGaaatagaatacattttaaaacacttcATTCGTGTCAAAAACCATCAATCATTCATTCAAGTATATCTCCTTAGTTGGTTCACTCCTCAAACACTGCCTTATCAGCCTCTCTACTTAACAGTCTAACAGGCATCTGAAGACTGACATGCCCAAAAGACAACTCCAAGTCGTCCTGCAAACGTGTTAGTCCTTTGCGTGCAATATGagtcacatatatttttttcttgttgtctttttactttgctCCTGGTTTCTGAGTTTTGTGGCCTGAAAAACCATCCTTATTCCAGGGCTACAATTATCTGTGACTTGGTCTAGAACTTTGATGGTGTCACTAGTTCACGTCATTATGTGATCCATTTGGAATCCATCTCGTGTAAGGTGGGCTCCAGCCATAATTCTCAGGAGAGTGCTCCCTGTTGTCCCAGTCTACTTTATGGAATCATCTTATCCCCACGTGCTGATTAAGTGTGGGCgaaggagaaaagaaaccaaagaggataACCCCTAAGATCTGAGCTACTGGGTGGCTAGCTGTTCCatttataaaactaaaactaaacaAGAATGGGAATTATGTTTgtagaaataaatgcataaacTCTGAAATGTTATAGCTAACAGAAATCAGGAAGGAGGAACTAACAGATAGAGAAGTGAGTTTCCACGTATGAATCTGCCAACCTTTCACAGCCCTAGAGTGCCTCTCAGGGATGACTGTACAGGATAGCAGCAAGTGGAAATCCTCCCAATTTGCAACTTTGCATAGGAACTTGCCTGAGGTAGCAAGACCTACCTGACCTGTGTGATCAGGCATGACTTGGTTGATCATGGGACTCAAGAGTAGTAACAGGAAAAATCACAGACAAGGTCTCTGAAATCATCACAACTGAAATGTATGACTTTTTCAAATGGGTTCTAACTGCAATATTTTTATAGTAATCTTTTCCCCCTTAAGTTCAGAGATATCTTTCTAGAACTCATAAACTCTGATGATGAACAAACATCTATCTGAGGTTCGACAATAACTGCTGTTACATTTAACAGATAAAGTGCTAGCTGGAGGGAATGCTGCGTTTTGGTCCACTTTATTTTGACCGGAAGAGACTCAAGCATGTTTCTGTGGCAATCTTTCTCATACTCCTAGTCCCCCACAATGCTACCCCTTCATTCTGTCCACAGTCAAGTGCTCCTCTTCAATACTGCCATGCTGGGGAAAACACACTGCCTTACCAAATGTCAGCCAAGGAAGCTGTGGCAATGACATTGACTTACCCCCAACCACAGACACACTTTATCGGTAGGAGGAACTGAAGCTTTGCAATACAGGTTATCTGCCAATAAGAACCTGGTCTCCAGTGAACTGGTGGACtccttcaaaaaaaataaatacatgacggTACTGTAAACTGTCCATCTTAATACCAAGGTCATACAGGCGATTGCAGAGCTGAGCTTAAGCCATTTAAAACAGTCCCACCCCACAGACAAATCAGGTGGAGGAACCGAGGGACAGAGAGGTAAAGGAGAAGGGTAAAGAAAGGAccacaggggccacaggactgcgCAGGGAGCACATGCATCCTGACTCAGCAACTTAATGCACCCCTGAAGGCTGTGGCAAGCAGCACTTGtatgaacacaaacacacac carries:
- the VBP1 gene encoding prefoldin subunit 3 isoform X1 — its product is MAASKDGCGVGEVAAGNGRRLHLGIPEAVFVEDVDSFMKQPGNETADIVLKKLDEQYQKYKFMELNLAQKKRRLKGQIPEIKQTLEILKYMQKKKESTSSLETRFLLADNLYCKASVPPTDKVCLWLGANVMLEYDIDEAQALLEKNLLTATKNLDSLEEDLDFLRDQFTTTEVNMARVYNWDVKRRNKDDSTKNKA